In Silene latifolia isolate original U9 population chromosome 3, ASM4854445v1, whole genome shotgun sequence, a single window of DNA contains:
- the LOC141648065 gene encoding ABC transporter C family member 3-like, translated as MSGILLKQNSVTGFLSNPLFLVGFSVILHLLLILGLTCAWIWTMLRRKNYNNEKSKNKSLSYKPVFYISLALSIYNLVLCFFNYFYWHETGWSDQNLPTLLILLIRVATWSLVSIYLHTQFCKRSNASEFPLLLRIWWWVYLALSTYCTVVHIAQCIENRNLPVQVLLSDAVYVVSGLFLCCASMFRKDVRNNSGLEEKLLNGSKKIGDEPLVSPYLNAGFLNTLTFYWVGSLIAKGYKKVLDLEDIPPLSGQDDVNESYISFRDILEDRGRKGKKVTTFQLAKALIFFTWVDILKSALYCLLYTLASYVGPYLIDTFVQYLNGKREIKNEGFLLVSAFCGAKLVECLAHRHWFLRVQVAGVRVKAVLTESIYKKALTLSCLSKQGHSSGEMINIMSVDAERVGHFSWFIHDPWMVILQVALALMILYKSLGLASIASLITTVLLMLVNFPLSTLVKKYQEKLMESKDKRMKATSEVLKNMRILKLQAWEMKFLSKIVELRNVENGWLKKFLYVFAMTTCLFYATPTFVSLITFGTCIIIGIPLETGKILTALATFRILQEPIYSLPETISMIIQTKISLDRIASFLSHDDLDPSSVERLPRAMSEVAIDISGGNFKWDPSEESPTLKDINLTVHHGMRVAVCGTVGSGKSTLLTCILGEVPKISGILRLSGSTAYVSQSPWIQSGKIVDNILFGQEMDAVKYDRVLEACALKKDLEILPFEDHTVIGERGINLSGGQKQRIQIARALYQDADIYIFDDPFSAVDAHTGSHLFKECLLGFLQSKTVIYVTHQMEFLPAADLILVMKDGRILEAGKYNDILSAGTNFIELVGAHEQALSSLDPVERDPRNSMLHEHLSDQMLLEEEINGGHSDETDDHNSVKGQLVEEEEREKGRVGLSVYWKYITTAYGGALVPLILLSQIFFQFLQILSNYWMAWATPASSDVEPTVNSSTLIMVYVVLSIGSAFCVLARATLLATVAYKTATLLFSKMHSCIFRAPMSFFDSTPSGRILNRASTDQSAVDTNIANLVGKFVFRLIQLIGIVGVMSQVAWQVFLIFIPVAAISIWYQQYYLPSARELSRLGGVAKAPVIQHFSETISGATTIRSFNHESRFCKTSLNLINEYSKAEFYSAAAILWLCFRLDLLSLIVFTCSAIFLVSLPVGLINPGIAGLAVTYGLDLNVVQGWAVWNLCIMENKIISVERILQYTCIKSEPPLVIEKNRPDSSWPSCGEIGIQDLKVRYAPHLPLVLQGITCTFEGGKKTGIVGRTGSGKSTLIQTLFQLVEPTAGRIFIDGINISTIGLHDLRSRLSIIPQDPTMFEGTVRTNLDPLEEYTDDQIWEALDKCQLAEDVRKKEGKLDSIVTENGENWSMGQRQLVCLGRVLLKKSKVLVLDEATASVDTATDNLIQQTLRQHFSDLTVIVIAHRITSVIDSHMVVLLSNGLVHECDTPSKLLENKSSSFSKLVAEYASRSNSRADY; from the exons ATGTCAGGAATCTTGCTCAAACAAAACTCAGTTACTGGTTTCCTTAGCAATCCACTGTTTTTAGTAGGATTTTCTGTTATACTACACTTGCTTCTGATTCTTGGTCTAACATGTGCATGGATATGGACTATGTTACGCCGAAAAAATTACAACAATGAAAAATCTAAAAACAAATCCTTGAGCTATAAACCTGTTTTTTACATTTCTTTAGCTCTTTCTATATATAATCTTGTGTTATGTTTCTTCAATTACTTCTACTGGCATGAAACTGGTTGGTCAGACCAAAATTTACCAACCCTTCTCATTTTACTGATCCGGGTTGCTACATGGTCACTAGTTTCTATTTACTTGCATACTCAATTCTGCAAGCGCTCGAATGCTTCAGAGTTTCCACTTTTGTTGAGAATTTGGTGGTGGGTTTACCTTGCTCTTTCCACTTACTGCACTGTCGTACATATAGCTCAGTGTATTGAAAATcgaaacttgccagttcaagttTTGCTATCAGATGCTGTGTATGTTGTATCAGGCCTTTTCCTTTGTTGTGCTAGTATGTTCCGGAAGGATGTTAGAAATAATAGCGGTCTGGAAGAGAAACTGCTAAATGGTAGCAAGAAAATTGGGGATGAACCATTAGTTAGTCCATACTTGAATGCTGGATTCTTAAATACTTTAACTTTCTATTGGGTAGGGTCTTTAATAGCTAAGGGTTATAAGAAAGTCTTGGACCTTGAGGATATCCCTCCTCTTTCGGGTCAAGACGATGTTAACGAGTCCTACATCAGTTTTCGGGATATCTTAGAAGATCGAGGGAGAAAGGGTAAGAAAGTAACAACATTTCAGCTTGCCAAAGCCTTAATTTTCTTCACATGGGTTGATATCCTAAAGTCAGCTTTGTATTGTCTCCTATACACATTGGCTTCATATGTCGGTCCGTACCTTATTGATACCTTTGTCCAATACCTTAATGGGAAGAGGGAAATAAAAAATGAAGGCTTTCTTTTAGTTTCCGCGTTTTGTGGTGCCAAGCTTGTGGAATGCCTTGCTCATAGACATTGGTTCTTAAGGGTTCAAGTGGCTGGTGTTAGGGTGAAAGCGGTTCTTACTGAGAGCATTTATAAGAAGGCCTTGACACTCTCTTGCCTATCGAAACAAGGTCATTCAAGTGGGGAAATGATCAATATTATGTCGGTTGATGCAGAGAGGGTTGGCCATTTTAGTTGGTTCATCCATGATCCATGGATGGTCATCTTGCAGGTGGCATTGGCCTTGATGATCTTGTACAAAAGTCTTGGGCTTGCATCAATCGCTTCGCTTATCACCACCGTGCTCCTCATGCTCGTCAATTTTCCTCTATCGACCTTAGTTAAGAAGTACCAAGAGAAGTTAATGGAGTCCAAGGATAAGAGAATGAAGGCTACATCCGAAGTATTGAAAAATATGAGAATTCTCAAGTTGCAAGCATGGGAAATGAAATTCCTGTCTAAGATTGTTGAGCTAAGAAATGTCGAGAATGGTTGGTTGAAGAAATTTCTATATGTTTTCGCTATGACAACATGTCTTTTCTACGCTACCCCAACATTCGTGTCTCTCATTACTTTCGGAACATGTATAATTATAGGCATTCCTCTGGAAACAGGGAAAATTTTGACAGCACTTGCTACGTTCAGAATTCTTCAGGAACCTATTTACAGTCTGCCTGAAACAATCTCtatgatcatacaaacaaaaATTTCCCTTGATAGAATTGCGTCATTCCTTAGCCATGATGACTTGGACCCCAGCTCTGTCGAAAGACTTCCTCGAGCTATGTCCGAGGTAGCTATTGATATATCAGGTGGGAATTTTAAGTGGGACCCATCTGAGGAAAGCCCTACTTTGAAGGACATCAATCTGACAGTTCATCATGGCATGAGAGTAGCTGTCTGCGGTACTGTAGGTTCCGGCAAGTCCACCTTGTTGACATGTATATTAGGGGAAGTTCCAAAGATATCTGGAATATTAAGGCTAAGTGGGTCGACTGCGTATGTTTCACAATCTCCGTGGATTCAAAGTGGGAAGATAGTTGATAACATTCTATTTGGCCAGGAAATGGATGCCGTCAAATATGACAGGGTGTTAGAAGCTTGTGCTTTGAAGAAGGATCTTGAAATCTTGCCCTTTGAAGATCATACTGTTATTGGTGAGAGGGGTATCAATTTAAGTGGTGGTCAGAAACAAAGGATACAGATTGCTCGCGCTTTGTATCAAGACGCTGACATTTACATATTTGACGATCCTTTTAGCGCTGTGGATGCTCATACTGGAAGTCATCTCTTCAAG GAATGTCTTCTTGGGTTCTTACAATCCAAAACAGTTATATATGTCACACACCAAATGGAGTTCTTACCAGCTGCTGATCTAATATTG GTCATGAAAGATGGAAGAATATTGGAAGCAGGAAAGTACAATGACATTCTTTCTGCAGGAACAAACTTTATAGAACTTGTGGGAGCACATGAACAAGCCCTGTCTTCACTCGATCCAGTTGAGCGTGATCCACGAAACTCAATGCTTCATGAGCATCTTAGTGACCAAATGCTCTTAGAAGAAGAGATCAATGGCGGACATAGTGATGAAACGGATGACCATAACTCTGTTAAGGGACAACTTGTAGAAGAAGAAGAACGAGAGAAAGGTAGAGTTGGACTTTCAGTGTACTGGAAGTACATCACCACAGCATATGGGGGAGCTTTAGTTCCCCTCATACTGTTATCACAAATTTTCTTCCAGTTTCTACAGATTTTAAGCAATTATTGGATGGCTTGGGCGACACCCGCTTCATCTGATGTTGAGCCTACTGTTAATTCAAGCACTTTGATAATGGTGTATGTCGTTTTGTCCATTGGAAGTGCCTTTTGTGTCCTTGCCAGGGCAACCCTTCTTGCCACGGTTGCATACAAGACTGCGACATTGCTTTTCAGTAAGATGCATTCCTGCATATTCCGAGCTCCAATGTCTTTTTTCGACTCTACTCCAAGTGGCCGGATCTTGAACCGT GCATCTACAGATCAAAGTGCAGTTGATACGAACATCGCAAATCTAGTTGGTAAATTTGTATTTCGTTTGATTCAGCTCATTGGGATTGTTGGCGTGATGTCACAAGTCGCTTGGCAGGTTTTCCTTATTTTCATTCCCGTTGCTGCAATCTCTATTTGGTATCAG CAATACTATTTACCTTCAGCAAGAGAACTCAGTCGATTGGGTGGAGTAGCGAAAGCTCCAGTGATACAGCATTTCTCTGAGACTATATCTGGGGCTACAACCATAAGGAGCTTTAACCATGAATCCAGATTTTGTAAAACAAGCTTGAATCTTATAAATGAATATTCAAAAGCAGAATTCTACAGTGCTGCTGCAATTCTGTGGCTTTGCTTTCGCTTGGACTTGCTGTCTTTGATCGTATTTACATGCTCTGCAATATTTTTAGTCTCTCTTCCTGTTGGACTGATTAATCCTG GAATTGCTGGTCTAGCTGTGACATATGGACTAGATCTGAATGTGGTGCAAGGTTGGGCGGTATGGAATTTATGCATCATGGAGAATAAGATCATCTCAGTCGAGAGAATCCTTCAGTATACTTGTATAAAAAGCGAGCCTCCCCTTGTTATAGAAAAAAATAGGCCTGACAGCTCTTGGCCTTCTTGTGGAGAAATCGGCATTCAGGACCTCAAG GTCCGTTATGCACCACACCTGCCGCTAGTATTACAGGGTATAACCTGCACGTTCGAAGGAGGAAAAAAGACAGGAATAGTAGGAAGGACAGGCAGTGGTAAATCAACCCTCATACAAACACTCTTCCAGCTTGTTGAGCCTACTGCCGGCAGAATATTCATTGATGGCATCAACATTTCCACCATTGGACTTCATGATTTACGGTCTAGATTGAGCATTATCCCTCAAGATCCCACCATGTTCGAAGGGACCGTCCGAACAAACCTGGATCCCCTAGAGGAGTACACTGATGATCAGATTTGGGAG GCTCTTGATAAGTGCCAACTTGCTGAAGATGTGAGAAAGAAAGAAGGAAAGCTTGATTCTATAG TAACTGAGAATGGAGAGAACTGGAGCATGGGCCAAAGACAACTAGTGTGTCTAGGTCGCGTCCTTCTTAAGAAAAGCAAGGTACTGGTTCTGGACGAAGCAACAGCATCAGTCGACACAGCAACAGATAACTTAATACAGCAGACATTAAGGCAACACTTTTCGGATTTAACAGTCATTGTTATTGCCCATAGGATTACTTCAGTTATTGACAGTCATATGGTGGTGCTCTTAAGCAATGGACTTGTTCACGAATGCGATACTCCCTCGAAGTTGCTAGAGAATAAGTCGTCTTCATTTTCCAAACTTGTTGCAGAGTATGCAAGTAGATCTAATTCTAGAGCAGATTACTGA